A genomic stretch from Silurus meridionalis isolate SWU-2019-XX chromosome 1, ASM1480568v1, whole genome shotgun sequence includes:
- the orc1 gene encoding origin recognition complex subunit 1, translating into MSPYATRLRVRRTYSWPGKPIREDRKLKRHHHESLTISVEGRPDGAQVSVGQCILIEGEDNDNPYVAQLLELFCDDTGKEKRAVVQWFVRMCEIPHNKRKLLGRDPHPQEIFYYEDRSCETEVDAQTILGTVEIKHIPPEDQFPDDNSKDTLFVKLMWDTKKCGVMDPQLIKPPQSPKSSPPAQHAHRLRALPTPDPCVMKRAMSGMNTRGCMSTGKMGSTEAESAHSASKLSAAKLLNVKRRGRVSSNSNIRKKLDLCSPVKISRDFLGERLDDDQETEEVMASKLCASPCRITIRLTPLPFAVINKNSTDDENLSIQPLQSPQKPSHSACDNTSTRDLLGVEPLDDDVFESEALISKGRTPRRREATPRRTGLRGHNVRTPSRRRESATAREPALAVLAEEQEDSPVQTNATPRSKRKSAQLVSSLIRKQLLTECGELQSDGEDADDDGCFVPSKIDLESSSEDEGEAKIDSEDELVVKRSRRSAGPRTPLTEKTRTSARTPRKTPNKKPAPPVPRTPRHATPSIPSRSLPARKPGNVLEEARARLHVSSVPESLPCREQEFQDIYNFVESKIMDGTGGCMYISGVPGTGKTATVHEVIRSLQQAAEQEEIPSFSFIEINGMKMTDPHQAYVQILQKLTDQKATADHAAALLEKRFSTPAPKKETTVLLVDELDLLWTRKQNVMYNLFDWPTRRHARLVVLTIANTMDLPERIMINRVASRLGLTRMSFQPYTFKQLQQIITSRLNKVKAFEEDALQLVSRKVAALSGDARRCLDICRRATEICEHSSQKGDVGLVGMGHVMEALDEMFSSSYITAIRCASLQEQLFLRAVIAEFRRLGLEEATFQQVFIQHQALCRVEGLQPVSVSESLAVCQRLGACRLLLLEPSRLDLLLRVRLNLSQDDVLYALKAD; encoded by the exons ATGAGTCCCTATGCCACAAGACTGCGTGTGAGAAGAACTTACTCCTGGCCTGGAAAACCTATCCGTGAAGACCGAAAGCTGAAGAGACACCATCATGA GTCTTTGACTATATCTGTAGAAGGACGGCCGGATGGTGCGCAGGTGTCTGTAGGTCAGTGTATTCTGATCGAGGGAGAGGACAACGATAACCCGTACGTCGCACAGCTGCTCGAGCTGTTCTGTGATG ATACAGGGAAGGAGAAGAGAGCGGTGGTGCAGTGGTTTGTGCGAATGTGTGAGATACCCCACAACAAAAGGAAGTTACTGGGCCGGGACCCTCATCCACAAGAAATCTTCTACTACGAGGATCGCTCCTGTGAAACCGAAGTGGACGCTCAGACTATACTGGGAACAGTTGAG ATTAAACACATTCCCCCTGAGGATCAATTCCCAGATGACAACAGCAAAGACACTTTGTTTGTTAAACTTATGTGGGACACTAAGAAATGTGGAGTTATGGATCCTCAGTTGATTAAGCCACCTCAAAGCCCCAAGTCTTCACCCCCAGCTCAGCATGCACATAGACTCCGTGCTCTTCCCACCCCGGACCCCTGCGTGATGAAGCGAGCCATGTCTGGTATGAACACCCGTGGCTGCATGAGCACCGGCAAGATGGGTTCCACCGAGGCTGAATCGGCACACTCCGCCTCCAAGCTGTCTGCCGCCAAACTCCTGAACGTGAAGAGGAGAGGCAGAGTCTCATCCAACTCGAACATCCGCAAGAAGCTTGACCTTTGCA GTCCAGTGAAGATCTCTAGAGATTTTCTTGGGGAGAGATTGGATGATGACCAGGAGACGGAAGAAGTTATGGCCAGCAAACTTTGTGCTTCACCTTGTCGCATCACCATCAGACTGACTCCCCTCCCATTCGCTGTCATTAACAAAAATTCCACTGATGATGAGAATCTGTCCATCCAGCCTCTGCAAAGCCCACAGAAGCCCAGTCACTCTGCATGTGATAACACCTCCACCAG GGACTTGCTCGGGGTCGAGCCTCTGGATGACGATGTGTTTGAGTCAGAGGCGCTCATAAGTAAAGGCAGAACTCCTCGTAGGCGAGAGGCCACTCCCAGGAGAACTGGTTTGAGGGGACATAA CGTGAGAACGCCATCTAGGAGGAGAGAGTCGGCTACAGCCAGAGAGCCTGCTCTTGCGGTGCT GGCTGAAGAGCAGGAAGACTCACCTGTGCAAACTAATGCCACTCCACGCTCCAAGAGAAAATCTGCCCAGCTTGTGTCCTCTCTCATTCGAAAGCAGCT GCTGACTGAATGTGGCGAGTTGCAGTCGGACGGGGAAGACGCTGATGACGACGGCTGTTTCGTACCCTCTAAGATCGATCTGGAGAGCAGCAGTGAAGATGAAGGGGAGGCGAAAATAGACAGTGAAGACGAGCTCGTGGTGAAGCGGAGTAGGCGCTCGGCAGGTCCGAGAACGCCGTTGACTGAAAAGACTCGCACTTCTGCAAGAACTCCTCGCAAAACTCCTAATAAAAAG CCTGCTCCCCCGGTTCCTCGTACACCACGTCATGCCACTCCCAGCATTCCTAGCAGGAGTTTGCCAGCCAGGAAACCTGGGAATGTATTGGAGGAAGCAAGGGCAAG ATTGCATGTGTCTTCGGTCCCTGAGTCTCTGCCATGTCGTGAACAGGAGTTTCAAGACATCTACAATTTTGTGGAGAGCAAGATCATGGATGGCACTGGAGG GTGTATGTATATCTCCGGCGTTCCTGGCACAGGAAAGACTGCCACAGTGCATGAGGTCATTAGGTCTCTGCAGCAGGCAGCAGAGCAGGAGGAGATCCCATCATTCAGCTTCATCGAGATAAATGGCATGAAGATGACGGACCCTCATCAGGCCTATGTGCAGATTCTGCAG AAACTGACCGATCAGAAAGCGACGGCAGACCACGCTGCCGCCCTGCTGGAGAAACGCTTCAGTACACCAGCACCGAAAAAGGAAACTACAGTGCTGCTAGTAGATGAG CTGGACCTTTTATGGACCAGGAAGCAGAACGTCATGTACAATTTATTTGACTGGCCAACGAGACGGCATGCTCGCTTGGTGGTCCTGACGATCGCTAACACTATGGACCTGCCTGAGAGGATCATGATCAACCGTGTAGCCAGTCGCCTG GGGCTGACACGCATGTCCTTCCAACCGTACACGTTTAAGCAGCTGCAGCAAATTATTACATCGCGATTGAATAAAGTAAAAGCTTTTGAGGAAGATGCTCTTCAGCTGGTCTCCAGAAAG GTTGCTGCTCTTTCCGGCGATGCACGACGCTGTCTTGATATCTGCAGGCGTGCTACGGAGATCTGTGAGCACTCCAGTCAGAAGGGTGATGTCGGACTGGTTGGAATGGGTCATGTGATGGAAGCTTTAGACGAAATGTTTTCTTCCTCGTACATCACAGCTATTAG GTGTGCCTCTTTGCAGGAACAGCTTTTTCTGAGGGCTGTGATCGCAGAGTTTCGCAGACTGGGACTTGAAGAGGCCACCTTTCAGCAG GTCTTCATACAGCACCAGGCCCTGTGTCGGGTAGAAGGGCTGCAGCCAGTCAGTGTGTCTGAGAGCCTTGCGGTGTGTCAGAGGTTGGGAGCTTGTCGTCTGCTCCTGCTTGAGCCTAGTCGTCTGGATCTTCTGCTCCGCGTTCGCCTTAATCTCAGCCAGGATGATGTGCTGTATGCTCTGAAGgcagactga